In one Cygnus olor isolate bCygOlo1 chromosome 27, bCygOlo1.pri.v2, whole genome shotgun sequence genomic region, the following are encoded:
- the ANKRD39 gene encoding ankyrin repeat domain-containing protein 39 isoform X1: protein MAAGRRSPPGPCCPPRAAVPSVHQSLPEMDFERGIWAAARDGDEPRVLQLLERRGEPSETDLAGYTALHYASRNGHLGVCRLLLQRGARCDARTPGGATALHRACYCGHLAVVRLLLAHGADPAAADGDGRTGLHKLDPALAAARDARGRRPCDTADPAVRDLLDG from the exons aTGGCGGCGGGCCGCCGTTCCCCCCCGGGGCCGTGCTGCCCGCCGCGGGCGGCGGTGCCGAGCGTGCACCAGAGCCTGCCCGAGATGGACTTCGAGCGGG GGATCTGGGCGGCGGCGCGGGACGGGGACGAGCCgcgggtgctgcagctgctggagcgcCGCGGGGAGCCCAGCGAGACCGACCTGGCGGGGTACACGGCCCTG CACTACGCCAGCCGTAACGGGCACCTGGGGGTCTgccgcctgctgctgcagcgcgGCGCCCGCTGCGACGCCCGCACGCCCGGGGGCGCCACCGCCCTGCACCGCGCCTGCTACTGCGGCCACCTCGCCGTGGTCCGGCTCCTGCTGGCCCACGGCGCCGACCCCGCCGCCGCCGACGGGGACGGCCGCACCGGGCTGCACAAG cttgACCCGGCGCTGGCGGCAGCCCGCGACGCCAGGGGACGGCGGCCCTGCGACACGGCGGACCCTGCGGTCCGGGACCTGCTGGATGGCTGA
- the ANKRD39 gene encoding ankyrin repeat domain-containing protein 39 isoform X2 has translation MPLGSFRPHSAPPLRPLSPPAPPRPMAAGRRSPPGPCCPPRAAVPSVHQSLPEMDFERGIWAAARDGDEPRVLQLLERRGEPSETDLAGYTALHYASRNGHLGVCRLLLQRGARCDARTPGGATALHRACYCGHLAVVRLLLAHGADPAAADGDGRTGLHKAAERGHRDVCALLLQLDPALAAARDARGRRPCDTADPAVRDLLDG, from the exons ATGCCTCTCGGCTCCTTTCGGCCGCACtcggccccccccctccgccccctctcgccccccgccccgccccggccgaTGGCGGCGGGCCGCCGTTCCCCCCCGGGGCCGTGCTGCCCGCCGCGGGCGGCGGTGCCGAGCGTGCACCAGAGCCTGCCCGAGATGGACTTCGAGCGGG GGATCTGGGCGGCGGCGCGGGACGGGGACGAGCCgcgggtgctgcagctgctggagcgcCGCGGGGAGCCCAGCGAGACCGACCTGGCGGGGTACACGGCCCTG CACTACGCCAGCCGTAACGGGCACCTGGGGGTCTgccgcctgctgctgcagcgcgGCGCCCGCTGCGACGCCCGCACGCCCGGGGGCGCCACCGCCCTGCACCGCGCCTGCTACTGCGGCCACCTCGCCGTGGTCCGGCTCCTGCTGGCCCACGGCGCCGACCCCGCCGCCGCCGACGGGGACGGCCGCACCGGGCTGCACAAG GCGGCCGAGCGCGGCCACCGGGACGTCTgcgccctgctcctgcagcttgACCCGGCGCTGGCGGCAGCCCGCGACGCCAGGGGACGGCGGCCCTGCGACACGGCGGACCCTGCGGTCCGGGACCTGCTGGATGGCTGA
- the SEMA4C gene encoding semaphorin-4C: MAPCLLLALASLLALVPSAAPGSSWSAVPRKTVPYAELKDAAKRFSQGGVSHYLTLTLDEAEALLYVGAREAVFALATGTVELKAAISWEAPVEKKAECIQKGKNNQTDCFNYVRFLQSYNSSHLYACGTYAFQPKCTYIELSGFTLDQVAFEDGKGKCPYDPTKGHTGLIVDGELYSATFNNFLGTEPVILRNLGPHYSMKTEYLTSWLNEPHFVASAYVQESAASSTGDDDKVYFFFSERAVEYDCYAEQVVARVARVCKGDVGGARTLQKKWTTFLKARLVCSAPEQQLHFNRLQAVFTLPGADWQDTTFFGVFQARWGDVDVSAICRYHILEVKKAFEGPYKEYREQAQKWGRYSDEVPSPRPGACITDWHRQNGFASSLELPDNTLNFAKKHPLMDEPILPHRGRPLLLKKDANFTQLVVDRVTGLDGTIYEVLFIGTGDGWVHKALNLGAHVHLVEELQVFEPAQPVESLVLAGRKKLLFAGSRFQVAQLPLADCSRYQSCTDCVLARDPYCAWSRNASLCVRTEGLNGSQLVQDVLSSDTRACTLPQVAKQGPIIPKNVTVVAGTDLVLTCRLGSNLAQALWTFEGRALVAEQALVLHDARLRALVVPGAGAQHSGTYRCYSEEQGARLGSEVYRVAVLAGPGMPLETRAPLESLGLVWVVAVCLGALCLVLVLVVFSLWRRLREELGKGAKAIESTLVYPIELPKEPPSPRFVPSAASDSDEKLWDPASYYYSDGSLKIVPGHAVCRNGGPPGTTSPPSAIPGQPLHSPTRIHLGPLRGSSSNGYIRLALGAEERPPCADLAEELRRKLQQRQPLPDSNPEESSV, from the exons ATGGccccctgcttgctgctggcccTCGCCTCGCTGCTGGCACTCGTCCCCAGCGCCGCCCCGGGGTCCTCGTGGAGCGCCGTGCCCCGAAAAACCGTCCCCTACGCGG AGCTGAAGGACGCGGCCAAGCGCTTCTCGCAGGGGGGGGTCTCGCACTACCTGACGCTGACGCTGGACGAGGCCGAGGCGCTGCTCTACGTGGGCGCCCGCGAGGCCGTCTTCGCCCTGGCCACCGGCACCGTGGAGCTGAAGGCGGCG ATCTCCTGGGAGGCCCCCGTGGAGAAGAAAGCCGAGTGCAtccagaaggggaaaaacaaccAG ACCGACTGCTTCAACTACGTGCGCTTCCTGCAGAGCTACAACAGCTCCCACCTGTACGCCTGCGGCACCTACGCCTTCCAGCCCAAGTGCACCTACATC GAGCTGTCCGGCTTCACCCTGGACCAAGTGGCTTTCGAGGATGGCAAGGGCAAGTGCCCGTACGACCCCACCAAGGGACACACCGGCCTCATCGTGG ACGGCGAGCTGTACTCGGCCACCTTCAACAACTTCCTGGGCACGGAGCCCGTCATCCTCCGCAACCTGGGCCCGCACTACTCCATGAAGACGGAGTACCTCACCTCCTGGCTCAACG AGCCCCACTTCGTGGCCTCGGCGTACGTGCAGGAGAGCgcagccagcagcaccgggGACGACGACAAGGTTTACTTCTTCTTCAGCGAGCGGGCGGTGGAGTACGACTGCTACGCGGAGCAGGTGGTGGCCCGCGTGGCGCGGGTCTGCAAG GGGGATGTCGGCGGTGCACGCACGCTGCAGAAGAAGTGGACGACCTTCCTCAAGGCTCGCCTGGTGTGCTCGGCGCCCGAGCAGCAGCTCCACTTCAACCGCCTCCAGGCCGTCTTCACCCTGCCCGGGGCCGACTGGCAGGACACGACGTTTTTTGGGGTCTTCCAGGCCCGCTG GGGGGACGTGGACGTCTCGGCTATCTGCCGGTACCACATCCtggaggtgaagaaggcattcGAGGGGCCCTACAAGGAGTACCGGGAGCAGGCGCAGAAGTGGGGCCGGTACTCGGACGAGGTGCCGAGCCCCCGTCCCGGGGCG TGCATCACCGACTGGCACCGCCAGAACGGCTTCGCCAGCTCCCTCGAGCTGCCCGACAACACCCTCAACTTCGCCAAGAAGCACCCGCTGATGGACGAGCCCATCCTGCCCCACCGCGGGCGCCCGCTGCTGCTCAAGAAGGACGCCAACTTCACCCAGCTGGTGGTGGACCGGGTGACGGGGCTGGACGGCACCATCTACGAGGTGCTCTTCATCGGCACAG GTGACGGCTGGGTGCACAAGGCGCTGAACCTGGGCGCTCACGTCCACCTGGTCGAGGAGCTGCAGGTTTTCGAGCCAGCGCAGCCCGTGGAGAGCCTGGTCCTGGCCGGTCGGAAG AAGCTGCTCTTCGCCGGCTCGCGCTTCCAGGTGGCCCAGCTGCCGCTGGCCGACTGCAGCCGCTACCAGTCCTGCACGGACTGCGTCCTCGCCCGGGACCCCTACTGCGCCTGGAGCCGCAACGCCAGCCTCTGCGTCCGCACCGAGGGCCTCAACGG GTCCCAGCTGGTCCAGGACGTGCTGAGCTCCGACACCCGCGCCTGCACCCTGCCGCAGGTGGCCAAGCAAG GGCCCATCATCCCCAAAAACGTGACGGTGGTGGCGGGCACCGACCTGGTGCTGACGTGCCGCCTGGGCTCCAACCTGGCGCAGGCGCTGTGGACCTTCGAGGGGCGAGCGCTGGTGGCCGAGCAGGCGCTGGTGCTGCACGACGCCCGCCTGCGGGCGCTGGTGgtgccgggggccggggcgcAGCACAGCGGCACGTACCGCTGCTATTCGGAGGAGCAGGGCGCCCGGCTGGGCAGCGAGGTGTACCGGGTGGCGGTGCTGGCCGGCCCGGGGATGCCGCTGGAGACGCGGGCGCCGTTGGAGAGCCTGGGGCTGGTGTGGGTGGTGGCGGTGTGCCTGGGCGccctgtgcctggtgctggtgctggtggtgttCTCGCTCtggcggcggctgcgggaggAGCTGGGCAAAGGCGCCAAGGCCATCGAGAGCACCCTGGTATACCCCATCGAGCTGCCCAAGGAGCCCCCCAGCCCGCGCTTCGTGCCCAGCGCCGCCTCCGACTCGGACGAGAAGCTCTGGGACCCGGCCAGCTACTACTACTCGGACGGCTCGCTCAAGATCGTGCCGGGCCACGCCGTCTGCCGCAACGGCGGCCCCCCCGGCACCACCTCACCGCCCAGCGCCATCCCCGGGCAGCCCCTCCACTCGCCCACCCGCATCCACCTGGGTCCCCTGCGCGGTTCCTCCTCCAACGGCTACATCCGCCTGGCGCTGGGCGCTGAGGAGCGGCCGCCCTGCGCCGACCTGGCCGAGGAGCTGCGGCGGAAGCTGCAGCAGCGCCAGCCCCTGCCCGACTCCAACCCCGAGGAGTCGTCGGTCTGA
- the FAM178B gene encoding protein FAM178B isoform X1, giving the protein MAPGGRRRRRGPAAALRWYQIPLSSARVPRSGLFSYGFQASLRSYQQLRAQKRLRVGRPVAPPPPGLLAPWPPPPSPPGLRRAPGAPGGTAPRRPKEPPSTQRGLSRGRQPPGPARPHDEQRDAAPRREEPGRSQHSPVLLGVAAASPGADSSRGQHTTARRAPQEAGDAAGDATTGRESPRDGEDDLIPLRELLLLGSAPPSPAEPRGQVGPCPVVLSPRRVPGDVLPGPGAKVLPLCAQTPPPCPEPLANSLEALLREKREQRLAPALPRVPVDDGSLQEPPGDTAQLPEEHGLLLALFTVEPRLIPATHPGEPVFCARPLPPPALDARGLRPRSVLEGQFLCASPAGRGAFVRDGLLSLLYRSGTACPPPVLRWLFQLMSLRPDTTNAFQALWEIWLSAGGEPWCPTLQDIGQAFARLGADLGALRRRHLLPPELCPAVGRTPDPSCCPGQARLDATGTLALVTQLGDICKFLELCVAAQPRRYQDRARRQLVALLCFLGLDRALRSQPLPDLRHLLLCLLEGIADWQGQLPALCLSLCRLSQHHHNLLALVGLLPDVTGRGRELRRRLSLCVMARLLGEPPGTVLPLGAELPALSRLLELSRPDALQCLLPDGHPEDSEQEACYLSHSLLRLADAVVGSERPPGEQRGHLERLCAQLDRHFGTGLREGSGLLVRTQLKGLAALLYVKWQELLD; this is encoded by the exons ATGGCGCCGGGGGGCCGgcgccggcggcgggggccggcggcggcgctgcgCTGGTACCAGATCCCGCTGTCCTCCGCCCGCGTGCCGCGCTCCGGCCTCTTCAGCTACGGCTTCCAGGCCAGCCTGCGCTCCTACCAGCAGCTGCGCGCTCAAAAGCGCCTGCGCGTGGGCCGCCCCgtggccccgccgccccccgggcTGCTGGCGCcctggccgccgccgccgtcaCCGCCCGGCCTGCGGCGGGCACCGGGCGCGCCTGGGGGGACAG CCCCGCGGCGCCCCAAGGAGcctcccagcacccagaggGGGCTGAGCAGGGGACGGCAGCCACCCGGCCCTGCTCGGCCCCATGACGAGCAGCGGGACGCGGCACCGCGCCGGGAGGAACCGGGACGTTCCCAGCACAgcccggtgctgctgggggtggcCGCGGCGAGCCCCGGGGCTGACAGCAGCCGTGGGCAGCACACCACGGCCAGGAGAGCACCACAGGAAGCAGGGGATGCAGCAGGGGACGCGACGACAGGACGGGAGTCCCCCAGGGATGGCGAGGACGACCTGATCCCGCtgcgggagctgctgctgttgggcagCGCGCCCCCGAGCCCCGCAGAGCCCCGCGGGCAGGTCGGTCCTTGCcccgtggtgctgagccctcGGCGGGTGCCCGGGGACGTCCTGCCCGGCCCCGGTGCCAAGGTGTTGCCCCTCTGTGCCCAGACCCCGCCGCCGTGCCCGGAGCCGCTCGCCAACAGCCTGGAGGCGCTGCTGCGGGAGAAGAG GGAGCAGCGCCTCGCACCCGCGCTGCCACGGGTGCCCGTGGACGACGGCAGCCTGCAGGAGCCCCCGGGCGACACTGCGCAGCTCCCGGAGGAGCACGG GCTCCTCCTGGCGCTTTTCACCGTGGAGCCGCGGCTCATCCCCGCCACGCACCCCGGGGAGCCCGTCTTCTGCGcccgcccgctgccgccgcccgccctCGACGCCCGCGGGCTGCGGCCTCGCAGCGTCCTGGAGGGGCAGTTCCTGTG TGCTTCGCCCGCCGGCCGGGGGGCGTTTGTCCGCGACGGGCTCCTCAGCCTGCTGTACCGCTCCGGCACCGCCTGCCCGCCGCCCGTCCTGCGCTGGCTCTTCCAG CTGATGAGCCTGCGGCCGGACACGACCAACGCCTTCCAGGCGCTGTGGGAGATCTGGCTGAGCGCCGGCG GCGAGCCCTGGTGCCCCACGCTGCAGGACATCGGGCAGGCCTTCGCTCGCCTGGGCGCCGACCTGGGCGCCCTGCGCCGCCGGCACCTGCTGCCCCCTGAGCTGTGCCCCGCTGTCGGGAG GACCCCGGATCCATCCTGCTGCCCGGGACAGGCTCGCCTCGATGCCACCGGCACGCTGGCCTTGGTGACGCAGCTCGGGGACATCTGCAAG TTCCTGGAGCTGTGCGTGGCCGCCCAGCCGCGCCGCTACCAGGACCGTGCCCGCCGGCAGCTGGTCGCGCTGCTCTGCTTCCTCGGCCTCGACCGGGCGCTGCGCAGCCAGCCGCTGCCCGACCTGCggcacctcctgctctgcctgctcgAGGGCATCGCGGACTGGCAGGGGCAG CTGCCCGCGCTCTGCCTGTCCCTGTGCCGGCTCTCTCAGCACCACCACAACCTGCTGGCCCTCGTGGGGCTGCTGCCGGATGTCACCGGCAGGGGCAG GGAGCTCCGCAGGCGTCTGAGCCTTTGTGTCATGGCCCGGCTGCTGGGGGAGCCGCCGGGCACCGTGCTGCCCCTCGGGGCGGAG CTCCCGGCGCTGAGCCGGCTCCTGGAGCTGTCCCGGCCGGACGCGCTGCAGTGCCTGCTGCCCGACGGGCACCCCGAGGACTCCGAGCAGGAG GCCTGCTACCTGAGCCACAGCCTCCTGCGCCTCGCCGACGCCGTGGTGGGCAGCGAGCGGCCGCCGGGTGAGCAGCGG GGCCACCTGGAGCGTCTGTGTGCGCAGCTGGACCGGCACTTCGGCACGGGGCTGCGCGAGGGCTCGGGGCTCCTCGTGCGCACCCAGCTCAAGGGCCTGGCCGCCCTCCTCTACGTCAagtggcaggagctgctggactAG
- the FAM178B gene encoding protein FAM178B isoform X2 — MAPGGRRRRRGPAAALRWYQIPLSSARVPRSGLFSYGFQASLRSYQQLRAQKRLRVGRPVAPPPPGLLAPWPPPPSPPGLRRAPGAPGGTAPRRPKEPPSTQRGLSRGRQPPGPARPHDEQRDAAPRREEPGRSQHSPVLLGVAAASPGADSSRGQHTTARRAPQEAGDAAGDATTGRESPRDGEDDLIPLRELLLLGSAPPSPAEPRGQTPPPCPEPLANSLEALLREKREQRLAPALPRVPVDDGSLQEPPGDTAQLPEEHGLLLALFTVEPRLIPATHPGEPVFCARPLPPPALDARGLRPRSVLEGQFLCASPAGRGAFVRDGLLSLLYRSGTACPPPVLRWLFQLMSLRPDTTNAFQALWEIWLSAGGEPWCPTLQDIGQAFARLGADLGALRRRHLLPPELCPAVGRTPDPSCCPGQARLDATGTLALVTQLGDICKFLELCVAAQPRRYQDRARRQLVALLCFLGLDRALRSQPLPDLRHLLLCLLEGIADWQGQLPALCLSLCRLSQHHHNLLALVGLLPDVTGRGRELRRRLSLCVMARLLGEPPGTVLPLGAELPALSRLLELSRPDALQCLLPDGHPEDSEQEACYLSHSLLRLADAVVGSERPPGEQRGHLERLCAQLDRHFGTGLREGSGLLVRTQLKGLAALLYVKWQELLD, encoded by the exons ATGGCGCCGGGGGGCCGgcgccggcggcgggggccggcggcggcgctgcgCTGGTACCAGATCCCGCTGTCCTCCGCCCGCGTGCCGCGCTCCGGCCTCTTCAGCTACGGCTTCCAGGCCAGCCTGCGCTCCTACCAGCAGCTGCGCGCTCAAAAGCGCCTGCGCGTGGGCCGCCCCgtggccccgccgccccccgggcTGCTGGCGCcctggccgccgccgccgtcaCCGCCCGGCCTGCGGCGGGCACCGGGCGCGCCTGGGGGGACAG CCCCGCGGCGCCCCAAGGAGcctcccagcacccagaggGGGCTGAGCAGGGGACGGCAGCCACCCGGCCCTGCTCGGCCCCATGACGAGCAGCGGGACGCGGCACCGCGCCGGGAGGAACCGGGACGTTCCCAGCACAgcccggtgctgctgggggtggcCGCGGCGAGCCCCGGGGCTGACAGCAGCCGTGGGCAGCACACCACGGCCAGGAGAGCACCACAGGAAGCAGGGGATGCAGCAGGGGACGCGACGACAGGACGGGAGTCCCCCAGGGATGGCGAGGACGACCTGATCCCGCtgcgggagctgctgctgttgggcagCGCGCCCCCGAGCCCCGCAGAGCCCCGCGGGCAG ACCCCGCCGCCGTGCCCGGAGCCGCTCGCCAACAGCCTGGAGGCGCTGCTGCGGGAGAAGAG GGAGCAGCGCCTCGCACCCGCGCTGCCACGGGTGCCCGTGGACGACGGCAGCCTGCAGGAGCCCCCGGGCGACACTGCGCAGCTCCCGGAGGAGCACGG GCTCCTCCTGGCGCTTTTCACCGTGGAGCCGCGGCTCATCCCCGCCACGCACCCCGGGGAGCCCGTCTTCTGCGcccgcccgctgccgccgcccgccctCGACGCCCGCGGGCTGCGGCCTCGCAGCGTCCTGGAGGGGCAGTTCCTGTG TGCTTCGCCCGCCGGCCGGGGGGCGTTTGTCCGCGACGGGCTCCTCAGCCTGCTGTACCGCTCCGGCACCGCCTGCCCGCCGCCCGTCCTGCGCTGGCTCTTCCAG CTGATGAGCCTGCGGCCGGACACGACCAACGCCTTCCAGGCGCTGTGGGAGATCTGGCTGAGCGCCGGCG GCGAGCCCTGGTGCCCCACGCTGCAGGACATCGGGCAGGCCTTCGCTCGCCTGGGCGCCGACCTGGGCGCCCTGCGCCGCCGGCACCTGCTGCCCCCTGAGCTGTGCCCCGCTGTCGGGAG GACCCCGGATCCATCCTGCTGCCCGGGACAGGCTCGCCTCGATGCCACCGGCACGCTGGCCTTGGTGACGCAGCTCGGGGACATCTGCAAG TTCCTGGAGCTGTGCGTGGCCGCCCAGCCGCGCCGCTACCAGGACCGTGCCCGCCGGCAGCTGGTCGCGCTGCTCTGCTTCCTCGGCCTCGACCGGGCGCTGCGCAGCCAGCCGCTGCCCGACCTGCggcacctcctgctctgcctgctcgAGGGCATCGCGGACTGGCAGGGGCAG CTGCCCGCGCTCTGCCTGTCCCTGTGCCGGCTCTCTCAGCACCACCACAACCTGCTGGCCCTCGTGGGGCTGCTGCCGGATGTCACCGGCAGGGGCAG GGAGCTCCGCAGGCGTCTGAGCCTTTGTGTCATGGCCCGGCTGCTGGGGGAGCCGCCGGGCACCGTGCTGCCCCTCGGGGCGGAG CTCCCGGCGCTGAGCCGGCTCCTGGAGCTGTCCCGGCCGGACGCGCTGCAGTGCCTGCTGCCCGACGGGCACCCCGAGGACTCCGAGCAGGAG GCCTGCTACCTGAGCCACAGCCTCCTGCGCCTCGCCGACGCCGTGGTGGGCAGCGAGCGGCCGCCGGGTGAGCAGCGG GGCCACCTGGAGCGTCTGTGTGCGCAGCTGGACCGGCACTTCGGCACGGGGCTGCGCGAGGGCTCGGGGCTCCTCGTGCGCACCCAGCTCAAGGGCCTGGCCGCCCTCCTCTACGTCAagtggcaggagctgctggactAG